A single region of the Prochlorococcus marinus str. MIT 0917 genome encodes:
- a CDS encoding PD-(D/E)XK nuclease family protein has product MIDLKRNSKKEPIEATGLRSRKSSLYKPNQQEDFKISRGRFSNFLTCQRCFYLDRVRGLDPPGTPGWTLNETTDLLLKKEFDDCRQKQVPHRIFASNGLSHVVPFDHPEIDNWRNSLHRGLVHRYKDTGIILTGGVDDIWQDTITRQLIIVDYKSQAKNGRVDKKDYLEDPFHEAYKIQMDFYAYLLSGMGFSVHPISYFLVCNAKRDEDEFNKTMRFDEYLVPYKWRNDWIESRLDEMVTLMNQSKIPESNPSCKNCAYADQYSKILFSRNSSKKEITQGTLPLF; this is encoded by the coding sequence ATGATTGATCTCAAAAGAAATAGCAAAAAAGAACCAATCGAAGCCACAGGCCTTCGAAGTCGTAAGTCATCTCTATATAAGCCAAATCAACAAGAAGATTTCAAAATTAGTAGAGGTCGTTTCTCAAATTTTCTGACGTGTCAAAGGTGCTTTTATCTCGATAGGGTAAGAGGTCTTGATCCTCCTGGGACACCAGGTTGGACTCTCAATGAAACCACTGACCTATTACTAAAAAAAGAATTTGACGATTGCAGACAAAAACAGGTTCCACACAGAATATTTGCATCTAATGGACTATCTCATGTTGTTCCATTTGATCATCCTGAAATAGATAACTGGAGAAACTCACTTCATCGGGGACTAGTGCATCGTTACAAGGATACCGGAATAATTTTGACTGGAGGTGTAGACGATATTTGGCAAGACACTATTACAAGACAACTAATAATTGTGGATTACAAATCACAAGCAAAAAACGGACGAGTTGATAAGAAAGATTATTTAGAGGATCCTTTTCACGAGGCCTATAAAATTCAAATGGACTTTTATGCTTACTTACTCTCGGGGATGGGTTTTAGTGTTCATCCAATATCTTATTTTCTAGTTTGCAATGCAAAAAGGGATGAAGATGAATTTAATAAGACCATGCGTTTTGATGAATATCTTGTTCCCTACAAATGGAGGAATGATTGGATAGAGAGTCGACTAGATGAAATGGTCACACTAATGAATCAATCAAAGATTCCAGAATCAAATCCTTCATGCAAGAACTGCGCCTATGCAGATCAATATTCGAAAATACTATTTTCAAGAAATTCAAGTAAAAAAGAAATTACACAAGGAACTTTGCCATTATTTTAA
- a CDS encoding SOS response-associated peptidase: MCGRYQLLTKFINLPDLLKKDVPRGLSQNYEPQMLIKPGSPILVLKNEGKTQTSIMLWGFISEWSKDPFENTRPKPFNARSESVEEKKLFRASWRHKRCLIPASGFLEKGHLIGRKDSQTFWLGGLWNRWMSKEGCELESCCVLTTEPNDLVKQFHNRMPVIIPSGLEEEWISSVKNAQELKALKPLMTKWDPEEWTAEPINKPNADQLSFL, from the coding sequence ATGTGCGGAAGATATCAGCTATTAACAAAATTTATAAATTTACCTGACCTTTTAAAAAAAGATGTGCCAAGGGGATTGAGTCAAAATTATGAACCGCAAATGTTAATCAAACCAGGTTCTCCAATTCTTGTTCTTAAGAATGAAGGCAAGACACAAACATCAATAATGCTATGGGGGTTTATATCTGAGTGGAGTAAAGACCCTTTTGAGAACACAAGGCCAAAGCCATTTAACGCGAGATCAGAAAGTGTTGAAGAGAAGAAACTTTTTCGTGCAAGCTGGAGGCATAAGAGATGTTTGATACCAGCCAGTGGTTTTCTAGAGAAAGGTCACCTAATAGGTAGAAAAGATTCTCAAACTTTCTGGTTAGGAGGACTTTGGAATCGATGGATGTCTAAAGAAGGATGTGAACTAGAGAGCTGTTGTGTGCTTACGACCGAACCAAATGATTTAGTCAAACAATTTCATAACCGTATGCCCGTTATTATTCCAAGTGGGCTAGAAGAAGAATGGATCTCTTCAGTTAAAAATGCTCAAGAGCTTAAAGCTTTAAAACCGCTAATGACTAAATGGGACCCAGAAGAATGGACAGCCGAGCCAATAAACAAACCTAATGCCGACCAATTATCATTCCTATAA
- a CDS encoding DUF3764 family protein has translation MSSTVTSVFTFKVESTFDEWAAIFDSKEATRRHREFNIQPLYRGCSDDDPQKIIVIHQHPEGNIEKFIEANGDWMASHRVDLSTMEKSAWTWTDNSSVQFKAA, from the coding sequence ATGTCTTCTACTGTCACCTCAGTTTTTACTTTTAAGGTTGAAAGCACCTTTGATGAGTGGGCTGCAATCTTCGACAGCAAAGAAGCTACCAGAAGGCATAGAGAGTTTAATATTCAGCCCTTGTACAGAGGTTGTAGTGATGATGACCCTCAAAAAATCATTGTTATACATCAGCACCCAGAGGGGAATATTGAGAAATTTATAGAAGCCAATGGAGACTGGATGGCGAGCCACAGAGTCGATCTATCTACAATGGAGAAGTCTGCTTGGACATGGACCGACAACAGTAGTGTTCAGTTTAAAGCTGCTTAA
- a CDS encoding AEC family transporter, with protein sequence MEIIFLLAELIPCLLIGFLLGRFKKDLSLTISRPLMSYGIPVSLMGILLKSGLEFPLIQSAALALVAIGFLMTLLNCLPGIKNLIPNRSLQLGSAFGNTGYFGIPVSLALLPNHALIYSIGFDLGATLVIWSIGPILLTDPSKVLSSNRYWQNFIKAIFRSPAVKGLIGALIVHSSPWNEQITALLWIPSRVVIVLALVIVGMRLSWLRKENLSRIKIQIISIKNALIMKLVGLPVIMLIISSVIRLPNVMREALVLQSAAPTAISVLLISQAASRDEDEATSLVVLSTIIALISIPAWLMILRL encoded by the coding sequence TTGGAAATAATCTTTCTTTTAGCTGAATTAATACCATGTCTTTTAATAGGTTTTTTACTAGGACGATTTAAAAAAGATTTATCCCTAACGATATCTCGTCCTTTAATGAGCTATGGAATTCCTGTCAGCTTGATGGGGATATTACTTAAGTCTGGCCTTGAATTCCCTTTAATACAATCTGCGGCTTTAGCACTGGTAGCTATTGGCTTTTTAATGACTCTATTAAATTGCCTACCTGGTATAAAAAACTTAATACCAAACAGATCTCTTCAATTAGGTAGTGCATTCGGAAATACTGGGTATTTCGGAATACCAGTTTCACTAGCACTGCTTCCAAATCATGCTTTGATTTACAGCATAGGTTTTGACCTTGGTGCGACATTAGTAATTTGGAGTATCGGTCCAATACTGCTAACAGATCCTTCAAAAGTTTTAAGTTCTAATAGGTATTGGCAAAATTTCATAAAAGCAATCTTTAGAAGCCCTGCTGTAAAAGGACTGATTGGCGCATTAATAGTTCATTCATCACCATGGAATGAACAAATAACAGCCTTACTATGGATACCTTCAAGGGTTGTAATTGTTTTAGCACTTGTAATCGTTGGAATGCGTCTAAGTTGGCTGAGGAAAGAAAATCTCTCAAGAATAAAAATCCAAATAATATCCATAAAAAATGCTTTAATCATGAAACTGGTTGGATTGCCAGTCATTATGTTGATCATTTCCTCAGTGATCAGATTACCCAACGTCATGCGAGAAGCTTTAGTACTTCAATCAGCTGCGCCAACAGCAATATCTGTCTTACTAATATCCCAAGCAGCGTCAAGAGATGAAGATGAAGCCACATCGCTTGTTGTCTTAAGTACGATCATCGCCCTCATATCAATTCCTGCTTGGTTGATGATTTTAAGATTGTAA
- a CDS encoding rhomboid family intramembrane serine protease, whose product MLEKISKDDWQYFVPFLACTICFFATDFFGIIDKASIAYWSGRLFYEPYRIITSHFFHGDVNHLLANISGIIVARYFLKSLSLQSDYFFLAFILLIMPLQAFICWCVDILIYRNAMSLAIGFSGVLFGIDAFILMTTIYGKKRFLFIGCHLKKDPRLLKSISLLTGIGIIWSFLPGISLLGHMSGLLAGFLLFWL is encoded by the coding sequence ATGCTTGAGAAGATTTCAAAAGATGATTGGCAATATTTTGTCCCCTTTTTGGCTTGCACTATTTGCTTCTTTGCAACAGATTTCTTTGGAATAATTGATAAGGCTTCCATTGCTTATTGGTCTGGACGTTTGTTTTATGAGCCATACAGGATTATTACATCCCATTTTTTTCATGGTGATGTTAATCATTTATTGGCAAATATCTCTGGAATCATCGTAGCTAGATATTTTCTTAAATCTTTAAGCCTTCAAAGTGACTATTTCTTTCTGGCTTTTATTTTATTGATAATGCCTCTCCAAGCGTTCATTTGTTGGTGCGTAGATATTTTAATTTATAGAAATGCTATGTCTCTAGCCATTGGCTTTAGTGGTGTTTTATTTGGTATCGACGCGTTTATTCTAATGACTACAATTTATGGAAAGAAAAGATTTTTGTTCATTGGATGTCACCTAAAGAAAGATCCAAGATTACTTAAATCTATTTCTTTGCTTACCGGTATTGGAATTATTTGGTCATTCTTACCTGGAATTAGTTTGTTAGGTCATATGTCTGGACTTTTGGCAGGATTTCTATTGTTTTGGCTCTAA
- a CDS encoding PAP/fibrillin family protein, which produces MQDRNDLKALIYQVAAATDRGQRMNAMIAPMYQNKLVEMNKLVENILPLSDEITQSSIEGEWELIYSSVELFRSSPFFLAIEKALNDKSKSDLFFKLHLLQVGSFGLSTVGRVGQYLNFNKGEMISTFDTTIFGLTTIPILGFFKLLPTFGGRVITLAKGLQLKDNILSMELEKTKVSEVDGLGKIPFVNSILMERWYPVKTVWKLLPWNKENPNCEIKVIYVDENLRIIRDMYGALFVYIRPSIPLLDQTKN; this is translated from the coding sequence ATGCAAGATAGGAATGATCTCAAAGCCCTTATTTACCAGGTAGCTGCAGCAACAGATAGAGGTCAAAGAATGAACGCGATGATTGCTCCCATGTATCAAAATAAATTAGTAGAGATGAATAAATTAGTTGAAAATATACTGCCCCTATCAGATGAAATAACTCAGAGCTCTATTGAAGGTGAATGGGAGCTTATTTACTCATCAGTTGAATTATTTAGAAGCTCTCCATTTTTTTTAGCCATTGAAAAGGCTTTAAACGACAAATCAAAAAGCGATTTATTTTTCAAGCTTCATCTTTTACAAGTTGGTTCATTTGGTTTATCAACAGTTGGAAGAGTCGGTCAATATCTCAATTTTAATAAAGGCGAAATGATCTCCACCTTTGATACCACTATCTTTGGACTTACAACCATCCCAATCCTTGGGTTTTTCAAGCTACTTCCTACCTTTGGTGGTCGCGTCATAACTCTGGCAAAGGGACTTCAACTAAAAGACAACATACTTTCTATGGAGTTAGAGAAGACTAAGGTGTCAGAGGTAGATGGTCTAGGGAAAATTCCATTTGTAAATTCAATTCTCATGGAAAGATGGTATCCAGTAAAGACCGTATGGAAACTTTTGCCATGGAACAAAGAAAATCCAAATTGTGAGATTAAAGTGATCTATGTTGACGAAAATTTAAGAATCATTAGAGATATGTACGGAGCATTATTTGTTTACATACGTCCATCAATTCCTCTTCTTGACCAAACAAAAAATTAA
- a CDS encoding phytoene desaturase family protein yields MKNPEVIVIGSGIGGLCCGGLLAKAGKKVLILEAHSKPGGAAHGFQKNGYTFESGPSLWSGIGTWPTTNPLGQILKALNQKVELIKYQDWNVQIPEGDYTIGVGDRRFLDQISSISGNDAIKEWENFIQVIKPIGAAANAIPLIALNQNKETIFQLLRRSKTLLTHLKSFKYLGGAFGNLVDEHLKDPFLRNWVDLLCFLISGLSKDETNAAAMATLFDDWFKQDAYLEYPKGGSESIVKALLNGIYSFEGKLQLNSKVSQIIIKRNKAIGVELKNGEKILADHIVSNADIWNTLDLIPKEISQKWREEKSMTPKCKSFLHLHLGFNAEGLENIPLHSIWVDDWAKGITAERNVVVLSIPSVLDPTMSPHNKHILHGYTPANEPWGIWENLKIGTNEYEKQKEERCSIFWEPVKKLIPDIHERIEIKMLGTPLTHQRFLNTKNGSYGPALSAAEGLFPGNKTPIKNLLMCGSSTFPGIGIPPVAASGALAANTILGSKFQKNLIEELGI; encoded by the coding sequence ATGAAAAATCCAGAAGTAATAGTAATTGGAAGTGGTATTGGAGGATTATGTTGCGGAGGATTGCTAGCAAAAGCTGGCAAAAAAGTCCTAATTCTTGAGGCTCACTCAAAACCAGGAGGAGCCGCTCATGGCTTTCAGAAAAATGGATATACATTTGAATCTGGACCGTCTCTTTGGAGTGGAATAGGTACTTGGCCCACGACAAATCCTTTAGGTCAAATCCTAAAAGCTCTTAACCAAAAAGTTGAATTAATTAAATATCAGGATTGGAATGTTCAAATTCCTGAAGGTGACTACACGATTGGAGTTGGAGATAGAAGATTCCTTGATCAGATCAGTTCAATTAGCGGAAATGATGCCATTAAAGAATGGGAAAATTTTATTCAAGTGATTAAACCAATTGGTGCAGCAGCTAATGCAATTCCCCTAATAGCGCTAAATCAAAACAAGGAAACTATTTTTCAGCTCTTAAGACGTAGTAAAACACTTCTCACTCACTTGAAATCTTTTAAATACCTAGGAGGAGCTTTTGGAAATTTAGTTGATGAACATCTTAAAGATCCATTTTTACGAAATTGGGTTGATTTATTATGCTTTCTAATAAGCGGTTTATCTAAAGACGAAACGAATGCAGCTGCGATGGCAACCCTTTTTGATGATTGGTTTAAACAAGATGCCTACCTCGAATATCCAAAGGGAGGAAGTGAATCTATCGTTAAAGCTCTATTAAATGGAATTTACTCATTTGAAGGAAAGCTCCAACTTAATTCAAAAGTTAGTCAGATAATCATCAAAAGGAATAAAGCAATTGGAGTTGAGTTAAAAAATGGTGAGAAAATACTTGCAGATCATATTGTTAGCAATGCAGATATTTGGAACACCCTTGATTTAATACCAAAAGAAATATCTCAAAAATGGAGAGAAGAAAAGTCCATGACTCCAAAATGCAAGTCATTTCTTCATCTACATCTTGGGTTTAATGCAGAAGGACTAGAAAATATTCCACTCCATTCAATATGGGTTGATGATTGGGCTAAAGGTATTACTGCCGAAAGAAATGTAGTAGTTCTCTCTATTCCATCTGTCTTGGATCCAACAATGTCTCCCCACAACAAACACATTCTTCACGGATATACACCTGCTAATGAGCCTTGGGGAATATGGGAAAATCTAAAAATAGGTACTAACGAATATGAAAAACAAAAAGAGGAGCGATGCTCAATCTTCTGGGAACCGGTAAAAAAACTAATCCCTGATATTCACGAAAGAATCGAAATAAAAATGCTAGGGACACCACTTACTCATCAAAGATTTTTAAATACAAAGAATGGAAGTTATGGTCCAGCCTTGTCAGCAGCTGAAGGGCTTTTCCCAGGGAATAAAACTCCAATTAAAAATCTTTTAATGTGCGGTTCGAGTACATTCCCAGGGATCGGGATTCCACCTGTAGCAGCAAGTGGTGCTCTGGCCGCTAATACAATTCTGGGTTCCAAATTCCAAAAGAATTTAATTGAAGAGCTAGGAATATAA